TCCCGGACGCCTGGCGCAACTCGGGCTCGTGCTCCGCCGTCACGATAACAACGCTTCCGCCAACGCCGAGGGCCTGGAAGATCTTCGCCAGTTCCTTGGTTCGCCCATCCGCGGGCTCAAGCCGGTTCACCACCGTGAGCGCCTCGGACCGCATCTTTTCCGACAGCGCCGACCGGAGGGCGAGGCGCCGCATCTTCCTCGGCAATCGCTGATGATAGCTCCGGGGGTGCGGCCCGAACACGATGCCGCCTCCGCGCCAGTGCGGTGCGCTCTGCATTCCCTGGCGCGCACGCCCGGTTCCCTTCTGTCGCCACGGCTTCTTCCCGCTCCCGGCTACGAGGCCCCGAGTGAGCGTGTTCGCCGTCCCATGCCGCTGGTTCGCTTGCTGGGCCACGACGGCCTGGTGCAGAACTGCGCGATTCGGCTCGATCCCAAACACCCGCTCGTCCAGCTCAACGGTGCCGACGCGCTCGCCTGTCGAGCTTCGCACGTACGCTTCCATCACGACGACCCTCGCTCGCGGCGCGCCTTGGTAATGCGCACGATCCCCCCCGACGGGCCCGGCACGGCGCCTTTGAGGGCGAGGAGGTTGCGCGCCGGGTCGATGGCGAGCACTTCCAAGTTCTTGACCGTCACGCGCGCACTCCCCATATGGCCGGCCATGCGCGTCCCCTTTAGAACTCGGCCGGGTGTGGTACCGGCCCCCGAGGAGCCGAGCGCCCGCCAGCGATCCGACTGGCCGTGCGTCTTGGGCCCCCCGCCAAACCCGTGGCGGCGAACCACGCCGGCGAAACCACGCCCCTTGGAGACCGCCGCGACATCCACCGTGTCTCCAACGGCAAACACCGATACATCCAGCTTTTGGCCTACGGTCAGATCGGCCTCTGAATCGACCGGCACCTCGCGCAGGTGCTTCAGCCTGGGCAACCCCTTCAGGTGGCCGGCGGCCGGCTTCGAAAGCTTCGCCGTCTCGCCGTAGCCGATCTGCGCGGCCGCGTAGCCGTCGCGCTCCGGCGTTTTGATCTGGGTTACGTAGCAGGGGCCCACGGAAACGAGCGTGGCGCCAACGACGGCGCCGGAGCCGCTGACCATACGGCTCATGCGGAGTTTCTTGCCCAGCAGCCCCTGAATCACGACAGCCCCCCCGCCGGCTCCATTTGCATCTACAGCTTGATCTCGATGTCGACGCCCGATGCGAGGTTCAGTCGCATGAGGGCATCCACGGTTCGAGGACTCGGCTCGAGCACGTCGATGAGGCGCTTGTGCGTGCGCAGCTCGAACTGCTCGCGCGAGTCTTTGTCGATAAAGGGCGACCGAATCACGGTGAACTTCTCCAGCTTCGTCGGCAGGGGAATCGGACCGGCAACCTGGGCCCCGGTGCGCTCGGCGGTCTCGACGATCTGCTGGGCAGCCTGATCGAGGCTCTTGTGATCGAAGCCTTTCAGCCGAATCCGAATCCGCTGACGAAGCCGCGCCATCCTTCGCTCCTAGCCCTGCACCTGGGT
The genomic region above belongs to Chloroflexota bacterium and contains:
- the rplD gene encoding 50S ribosomal protein L4, whose amino-acid sequence is MEAYVRSSTGERVGTVELDERVFGIEPNRAVLHQAVVAQQANQRHGTANTLTRGLVAGSGKKPWRQKGTGRARQGMQSAPHWRGGGIVFGPHPRSYHQRLPRKMRRLALRSALSEKMRSEALTVVNRLEPADGRTKELAKIFQALGVGGSVVIVTAEHEPELRQASGNLPGVRVALPNGLSVLEVLRADAVVMYRDAIAPVTRLLLGEADESAVA
- the rplC gene encoding 50S ribosomal protein L3, which encodes MIQGLLGKKLRMSRMVSGSGAVVGATLVSVGPCYVTQIKTPERDGYAAAQIGYGETAKLSKPAAGHLKGLPRLKHLREVPVDSEADLTVGQKLDVSVFAVGDTVDVAAVSKGRGFAGVVRRHGFGGGPKTHGQSDRWRALGSSGAGTTPGRVLKGTRMAGHMGSARVTVKNLEVLAIDPARNLLALKGAVPGPSGGIVRITKARRERGSS
- the rpsJ gene encoding 30S ribosomal protein S10, whose product is MARLRQRIRIRLKGFDHKSLDQAAQQIVETAERTGAQVAGPIPLPTKLEKFTVIRSPFIDKDSREQFELRTHKRLIDVLEPSPRTVDALMRLNLASGVDIEIKL